One window of the Anomaloglossus baeobatrachus isolate aAnoBae1 chromosome 12, aAnoBae1.hap1, whole genome shotgun sequence genome contains the following:
- the LOC142257584 gene encoding olfactory receptor 5V1-like: MEQLNQTTSRRFILLGLSTDPQLRIIFFIVYLIMYLITISGNLLLIIVVRTNRTLHSPMFFFLTNLSFIDICFSTSIVPVLLMNTLAQDRSISLVGCAAQMFVSLGLGATESIILASMAYDRFAAICRPLHYNTIMSRTMCFSLAALSWSVGFINSFIQVYLTFQLPFCRSLDTNHYFCEVPAFIQMSCGDTFFNELSIYITGGMIAGSAFYLILISYVHIISKILKMISAHGRQKTFSTCASHLTVVTLFFGTVMFMYLRPHSKKNSQYSIETDKVVPILYTTVTPMLNPFIYSMRNNDVKNSIFKIFKNKLGPFN, translated from the exons ATGGAACAATTGAACCAAACCACATCCCGAAGGTTCATCCTACTTGGATTGTCCACTGACCCTCAACTACGAATCATCTTTTTCATTGTTTATTTGATCATGTATTTAATAACTATATCAGGAAATCTTCTGCTGATCATCGTGGTGAGGACCAATCGAACTCTACACAGTCCCATGTTCTTCTTTCTGACCAACCTTTCCTTCATTGACATCTGCTTCTCCACCTCGATTGTTCCTGTACTATTAATGAACACCTTAGCACAAGACAGAAGTATTTCCTTAGTTGGTTGTGCGGCACAGATGTTTGTCTCCTTAGGTTTGGGTGCTACAGAAAGCATAATACTTGCCTCCATGGCCTATGATAGGTTTGCCGCTATTTGTAGACCATTGCATTATAACACCATAATGAGCAGGACAATGTGTTTTTCCTTAGCTGCATTGTCATGGAGTGTCGGATTTATTAACTCTTTCATACAGGTGTACCTAACATTCCAGCTCCCATTCTGCAGGTCTCTTGACACCAATCACTACTTTTGTGAAGTACCGGCCTTTATACAAATGTCTTGTGGAGACACCTTTTTCAACGAGTTatctatatatatcacaggaggaatGATTGCCGGAAGTGCCTTCTACTTGATTCTGATctcatatgtccatattatttccaAGATCCTTAAAATGATTTCCGCACATGGAAGACAGAAAACCTTCTCCACCTGCGCCTCACACCTCACTGTTGTCACACTATTCTTTGGCACCGTTATGTTCATGTATTTACGACCCCACTCAAAAAAGAATAGTCAATACTCTATTGAAACTGACAAAGTAGTGCCCATTCTGTACACGACAGTAACACCAATGTTGAACCCTTTTATATATAGCATGAGGAACAACGACGTGAAAAACTCA atttttaaaatatttaaaaataaactaGGGCCCTTCAATTAA